Proteins found in one Camelus bactrianus isolate YW-2024 breed Bactrian camel chromosome X, ASM4877302v1, whole genome shotgun sequence genomic segment:
- the LDOC1 gene encoding protein LDOC1 gives MVDELVLLLHALLMRHRALSIENSQLMEQLRLLVCERATLLRQVRPPSCPVPFPETFNGESSRLPEFIVQTASYMLVNENRFCNDAMKVAFLISLLTGEAEEWVVPYIEMDSPILGDYRAFLDEMKQCFGWDDDEEDDDEDEEDDY, from the coding sequence ATGGTGGACgagctggtgctgctgctgcacGCTCTCCTGATGCGGCACCGAGCCTTGAGCATCGAGAACAGCCAGCTCATGGAACAGCTGCGGCTGCTGGTGTGCGAGAGGGCCACCCTACTGCGCCAGGTACGTCCGCCGAGCTGCCCGGTGCCCTTCCCCGAAACGTTTAACGGCGAGAGCTCCCGGCTCCCCGAGTTTATCGTGCAGACGGCTTCTTACATGCTCGTCAACGAGAACCGATTCTGCAACGACGCCATGAAGGTGGCATTCCTAATCAGCCTGCTCACCGGGGAAGCCGAGGAGTGGGTGGTGCCCTACATTGAGATGGATAGCCCCATCCTAGGTGACTACCGGGCATTCCTTGATGAGATGAAACAGTGTTTTGGCTGGGATGACGACGAAGAAGACGACGACGAAGATGAAGAAGACGATTACTAG